Proteins encoded within one genomic window of Methanosarcinales archaeon:
- a CDS encoding type II toxin-antitoxin system VapC family toxin, protein MEDAGEDITFTTINLHEILFGLYKYANSPKIEKILLLDVTDFTKDDAILSANIEVKAEKMGKKVPRFDAMIAAVAINKGIKLFTFNKRHFEVFEDLILFSHSFFL, encoded by the coding sequence ATTGAAGATGCTGGTGAAGATATTACTTTTACCACAATAAATTTACATGAAATTCTTTTCGGTCTTTATAAATACGCTAATAGTCCGAAAATCGAAAAAATATTGTTGCTTGATGTTACTGATTTTACTAAGGATGATGCAATTCTTTCTGCAAATATTGAGGTAAAAGCAGAGAAAATGGGCAAGAAAGTTCCACGATTTGATGCCATGATCGCTGCTGTGGCTATAAACAAAGGAATTAAATTATTTACATTCAATAAAAGGCATTTCGAAGTATTTGAAGATCTTATTTTGTTTAGTCATTCTTTTTTTCTATGA